In the genome of Sulfuricurvum sp., the window GTTTGATAAGGCTTATGATCAATATTTCCGCAACCGCACTATTTCTCTCAAATCTCACAACATTTTAGTTATCAATGCTTGAGCTGTATGCGATGAAAGTCGCACGTACAGTTCTTAGGGGAGGATGCCACGGCGAGGTGGTGTTCTTACCCGACTAATAAGAAAATATTCTTAATTTTATTATGGATTAAACAAGTCCTAACCTAACAAGCTGCATATGTATTTCTGTACCAATTTTAGTTGCTTCACTTTCACTAATACCGGTATTTTTAGCTCTCATTTTATAAGTTGAAAGCTTTACAGCAGTGGTATTAATAATGTATTTTGCACTCTTTTGATCAATAAGATTTTTCTGAGCGACTACCAAAAAGTCATCGATGCTAAAATTGGAACTCTTCCCGTTAATCGTAGTAAGATGCTCTTTGACGACTCCTTTGGAATACGTAACATCATACGCCGGTGCAAGACGCCATTGTCCAGTGCGGTCCATCATAAATTCAAAGTTTTTGGGATGGTCATCCACATTGAACGATAAGGCATTGAATACCATCCGCCGAAACATTTCTTCAACATCACTTTGACTTTTCGTGATCAGATTGGTTAATTTCAGAAGTTCCTCATACGACATTACTTGCGCTACACGGATATCTTTATGCATCAAACCGGCCGCACTGCATACATGGATTTTTTGGTCATGCTTATCTCTATCGTATCGCTCGAAAATTAGGTGGTGTTCCCCATTCTCTTCGATCAATGTCATAGCAGGTATTGTAATCCCACACTCTGACGCCAGTGACATATGAAGGTATTCTAATTTTGTTAACTCAATACTTTCGTTAATACCATCTGCATTAGGGTATGACTCATCAAATTTCAATATTGAACGGACAAATCCAT includes:
- a CDS encoding type II toxin-antitoxin system HipA family toxin, producing MRKPLEVDAYLYGHKIGSMIMHMGRIYFEYDSAFTSLGLEISLLKLNTKKITSAYTNPDSLDYYHGMSGVFFQSLPDKHGMPFIDRYFERQGEDCDKVTLLQKLTFIADRGMGAIEYAPKEHEDIMEAAIALSAKELREEMRLVLEDDIKNTTIRDFMNIVNNASPIGGARPKLLISYNQQTGEIRSNSGTLQDGFVRSILKFDESYPNADGINESIELTKLEYLHMSLASECGITIPAMTLIEENGEHHLIFERYDRDKHDQKIHVCSAAGLMHKDIRVAQVMSYEELLKLTNLITKSQSDVEEMFRRMVFNALSFNVDDHPKNFEFMMDRTGQWRLAPAYDVTYSKGVVKEHLTTINGKSSNFSIDDFLVVAQKNLIDQKSAKYIINTTAVKLSTYKMRAKNTGISESEATKIGTEIHMQLVRLGLV